The stretch of DNA GTACGAGGACCTGCGACGGCAGGCGTGCCGGGGCCTGGAGTCGATCACGGGGGAGAGCGGACGCGGCTTCGACGGGTACGGCATCGGCGGTGCGCTCGAGAAGCAGAACCTGGGCACCATCGTCCGCTGGTGCAACGAGGAACTTCCCGAGCACAAGCCGCGGCACATGCTCGGCATCAGCGAGCCGGACGACTTCTTCGTGGCCATCGAGAACGGCGCCGACACGTTCGACTGTGTGAACCCGTCGCGGGTGGCGCGCAACGCCGCGATCTACCACCCGGACGGCCGGTTCAACATCAACACCAGCAAGAATCGGCGTGACTTCACGCCGATCGACGAGAACTGCGACTGCTACACGTGCGCGAACTACACCCGCGCGTACATCCACCACCTGTTCAAGGCGAAGGAAATGCTGGCGTCCACGTTGTGCACGATCCACAACGAACGCTTCACGGTGCGGTTGGTCGATCAGATCCGCGCCAGCATCGAGGGCGGTTACTTCGACGATTTCAAGGCCGAGACGCTGGGCCGCTTCTACCGCACGTGAGTGGGAAAGCGTCCTCGGGGACACTTTCCCACTCACGTGGGGGTCAGAGCTGGTAGGTGGGTTCGCGCTTCTTCACGTACGCGATGACGCGGTAGGTGATCGGCATGACCAGCACCTCCACGAGGGTCTTCCACAGGAAGCCGACGATCACGTAGTTGACGAAATCGCTCCACGTGCTGATGCCGATCGCGCCGGCCGCGATGGAGCAGAAGATGAGGGTGTCGGCGAACTCACCGACGATGGTGGATCCGATGAGCCGCGCCCACAGGTGCTTCTCCTTGGTCCGCTCCTTGATCAGGACCAGCGTCACCGAGTTCAGCATCTGCCCGACGAGATAGCCGGCCAGCCCGGCGAGCAGCAGTCGCGGGTAGACGCCGACGACGGACCGCAGCGCTTCCTGGTTCTCGTAGAAGTCGGCGGACGGCAGCTCGATGAGGAGCCAGAAGCAGAACGCGGCCAGGATCAGGGCACCGAAGCCCAGGTAGATCGCGCGACGCGTGGACTTGAACCCGTACACCTCGCTGAGCACGTCGCCGAGGATGTAGGCCAGCGGGAACAGGAAGAAGCCGCCGTCCGTGATGACCGGCAGGATCTGCAGCGGGCCGATCGTGAGCGACGAATCGGCGAAGAATGCGACGCCTTTCGTCGCGCAGATATTCGAGATCAGCAGCGTCGCGGTGAACAGGGCGACGAACGTGGGGTAGTACCCCCGGCTGACGTGCGCGAACGTCGCGTGGTCGTCTGGCTTGGTCTGCTGATCTGAGGCTGTCACGCCGCCATCCAAGCACCTGCACGGGGAGGGGCGCGAATCAGGAACGGGTGAACGTACCTTTTGTCCGGTCTGAGGCGTTGAAAGGTACGTTCACCCGCGCGGATCGGTCGTGCCAGGTCCGACCCCCGGGCTAACCCTGGACGACGCGCGTGCCGCCGGCCAGCTCGTCGTGCTTGCCCTGCTTGGTGGGGCTGCCGTTGATCGTCACGGCGATGACGATCGCCGCGACGAAACCGAGCAGTCCGAACAGGAACCCGAGAAACGGGAACCCGCCGAGTGCGGCGAGGACGTAGAAGCCGTTCCGGGTCAGCGACTGCTGCTGGGTGGGCAGTCCGCCGTTCGGGCCCTCGACGCGCAGCCCCAGAACCTGCTTGCCGACGGTCTGCACCCGCGTCGTCTCGAGGAACACGAAGTAGCCCACGGCGGCGGCCGCGGTGAGGATCGCGCCCAGGACACTGCCCAGGAAGGTGCCCAGCACCAGCGAGATGACGATGGTGACCACGGCCGTCGGAATGCCCACGATCAGGCCGTCGATCACCCGCGCCCCCAGGCGGGGAAGGAGTTCGCCCGGCCGGGACGGGTTGAATCCGAAATCGGGCTGCGCGAACGGCTGGGTGCCGAACTGCTGCGCCGAGTCGAACTGCGGCGGCGCGCCGAACTGCTGCCCGTACTGCTGCTGCCCCGCCCCGTTGTAGTGCGGCTGCCCCTGATTGGGATCGAATCCGCCAGTAGTCATGTGTTCCCCCTCGAATCGTCTCGGATGACGCCTGAGCACCTTACGCAAGGGGTGGGAGTGGCTCGAGTGACGGGAGTAGCAAAACGGGTGAGCGTGCTACCGCCCAGAGGGGCGGGAGCACGCTCACCCGTGGGGAGCGAACGGTCAGGCCGAGACGTAACGGCCGGTGAGCACGCGGTATGCGTAGGTCGACGCGATGATCGTGATCGGGATCGAGACGAGAAGTCCGACACCGCAGAGGATTGCACCGACGATGTTGATGCCGACGAGGGCCAGGGCCAGCAGCAGGACCGGCCCTACGTTCTGCGAGATCACGCGGAAACTCGACTTGATGCCGGTGATCGCGTCCTCGTTCTGGTCGATGACGAACTGCAGCGTCCACCAGGTCAGGAAGATGACGATGAGACCGGGGATGATGAGCAGGACGAAACCGATGGTGGTGGCGACACCGATGATGACGCTGGCGATGATGATCGCCCCGACGTTGGTGAACTGGAAGAACGAACCGAACGCCGGCTTGTTGCCGTCCACCTCGTGCAGCGCGCCCCGCACGAGCGCCGCGTTGATCAGGTAGCCGACGATGGTGGTGACGATCGTGCCGATGATGCGCCACACCGAGAACGCCGCGCTCATGTCGGACGACGTGCTGAAGCCGCCGAAGACGAGGTTCAGCACCACCTGGATGACGGCGGCGATCAGCAGGATGCCGATCCAGATGAGCGCGTTGTCCTTGAACTTGTTCCAGCCGTAGCCGATCGCGTCGCCCACGGAGAACTGTCCCGGCGTCCGCCCGGGGGCGCCGTAGTCCGACATCGGCGGGGGCGGCGGATATCCGCCGGGCGGCGGTCCCTGCGGAGGGGGCGGGTAATTTCCCTGCGGCGGCGGGTAATTTCCGCCGGGCGGCGGTCCTTGGGGCGGCGGCGGGTAATTACCGGGAGGCGGCGGGTAGTTACCACCGCCCGGCGGTGGGTAGTTTCCGCTGGGAGGCGGTGGCGGATATCCGCCGGGCGGCGGTCCCTGCGGCGGCGGAGGGTAATTTCCGGGGGGCGGTGGATATCCGCCGGGCGGCGGTGGAGGATTGCCCTGCGGGGGGTATCCGCCCTGGTCACCACCTTCGGGTTTGTCGTTAGGGTCGTATCCACCAGTCGTCATGTGATCCCCTCAGCAAGTGTTGAATGCTCGCGCGTGACAGTGCGAATAAACACTACGTGGACAATCCTTTACTCGCCTCCCTTTGGTCTGCTTCCTCTCCTGCGGTTTTGATGCTTTACGCTGGTTATCGTGACTAATTCTGGGGGATCGGACGATTCGAATCCGTACAACGGGCAAACGCCGCCGACTTACGGCGAGGTTCCGCCCTTGCCGCGCGACGGATACGGGGTCGACGAATCCGGTTATCCCACCTATTCGGCGCCCACCGAGAAGTACCCCGACTATCAGCAGCCGGGCGCGTACGGGACTTCGCCGAATCCGTATGCCGCGCCTCATCAGTACGGCGGCGACCAGTACGGCGCCCCCAGCGGGCAGCAGTACGGCGCACCCAACCCGTATGCCGCCCCGAATCAGTACGGTGCCCCCAACCAGTACGGCCAGTACGGCGGTCCCGCTCCGCAGTACGGCGCCCCGAGCCCGTACGGCGCGCCCTACCCGCAGTCGCGCGGGACCAACGGACTCGCGATCGCCTCGCTGATCACGTCGATCGTCGGCGGATGCTTCTACGGCGTCGGCTCGATCGTCGGCATCATCCTCGGCATCGTGGCGCTGGGCCAGATCAAGCAGTCCGGCCAGGAAGGCCGGGGGCTCGCGATCGCCGGAATCGCCATCGGCGGCGCCTACGTCGTCGGATGGATCCTGTTCTTCGTGATCATGCTGATCGCGGCGGCGTCGGGGGCCTGACCACCCACGGTTCGCGGTGCAGGCGGGCCGGGTCGAACCGGGCGAGGAGGGTCCCGAGATCCACGACCTCGCCCGGGGCCGCGAGTCCGAGTGACGCCGCCAGCACCCCGAGGACGTCGCTCGGTGTGCGTCCCAACGCTTTCTGATCGGTGAGGGTGACGGCGCCGTCGCGTTTCGCGAGCCGTTTGCCGTCCCCGTTGAGGGCGAGCGCCACGTGTGCGTAGGCGGGGGCGGCGAGCCCGAGCAGTCCCGCGAGATACGCCTGACGGGGCGCGGAGGAGAGCAGGTCGTCGCCGCGCACCACCTGATCGATCCCCTGGGCGGCGTCGTCGACGACCACCGCGAGGTTGTACGCGGGGGTTCCGTCGCCGCGGCGTAGCACGAGGTCGTCCACCATTCCGGAGTAGCTTCCGTGCAGGACGTCGTCGATGGTGAACGACGTGACGGTCGCGCGCAGTCGCAGGGCCGGTGGTCGTCCGCCGGCGAGGCGGTCGGCGCGCTCGTCCGGTGTCAGGTTGCGGCAGGTCCCCGGGTAGGCGCCCTGCGGTGCGTGCGGGGCCGACGCCGCCTTCAGGATTTCCCTTCTCGTGCAGAAGCACTCGTATGTGAGTCCGGCGGCGTGGAGTTCGGCGATGGCGGCGTCGTACCGCGGCAGCCGGTGCGACTGCGACACGACGTCGCCGTCCCAATCGAGCCCGAGTTCCGCGAGGTCGGCCAATTGCCGGTCCCGGGCGCCGTCGCGGACGCGGTCGAGGTCCTCGACGCGCAGCAGGAACCGCCGGCCGGTGGACCGGGCGAACAGCCAAGCCAGCAGGGCCGTCCGCAGGTTGCCGAGGTGCAGGTCGCCGGACGGGCTGGGCGCGAACCGTCCCGCACCCTTCGCCGGATGTGACAGCGGTGCACTTTGACGAGACGGATGTGACATCGGGCCGAGGGGTCAGCTGGCCAGTTCGATCGACGACGACGGCACGACATCGGCGCCCTGCAGAATCATGCCGATCTGGACGTGCAGGGCGTGCTCGAGGTACTCGGCCGGGTACAGATCCGGACTGCCGATCGCCTCGACGGCGAGGCCGTCGACGGTGGCGAGGAGAAGCGCCGCACGGGTTTCCGCTTCCGGGGTGCCGATCCCGATGAGCACCGCGGACAGCCCGGTGCGGATCGTGAAGAGGGTCGTGCGCCGGATCTCGGCGAGCGACGGGGAGGTGGCCGCCCGCACGGCGAACGCCGCCCTGACGTGCGCCTCCCGCGACCGTGACTCGTCGAGGGGGAGCAACTGCGACATCGCGGCGAACAGGGCCTGGGCGGGGTCGCCGCCGCGGTCGATCTCCGACAGCCGGGTGAGGAGCTTGTCGACGAGGGTTCGCAGCGCGAACGCGAACATCTCGTCCTTC from Rhodococcus opacus B4 encodes:
- a CDS encoding queuosine precursor transporter, yielding MTASDQQTKPDDHATFAHVSRGYYPTFVALFTATLLISNICATKGVAFFADSSLTIGPLQILPVITDGGFFLFPLAYILGDVLSEVYGFKSTRRAIYLGFGALILAAFCFWLLIELPSADFYENQEALRSVVGVYPRLLLAGLAGYLVGQMLNSVTLVLIKERTKEKHLWARLIGSTIVGEFADTLIFCSIAAGAIGISTWSDFVNYVIVGFLWKTLVEVLVMPITYRVIAYVKKREPTYQL
- a CDS encoding RDD family protein, producing MTTGGFDPNQGQPHYNGAGQQQYGQQFGAPPQFDSAQQFGTQPFAQPDFGFNPSRPGELLPRLGARVIDGLIVGIPTAVVTIVISLVLGTFLGSVLGAILTAAAAVGYFVFLETTRVQTVGKQVLGLRVEGPNGGLPTQQQSLTRNGFYVLAALGGFPFLGFLFGLLGFVAAIVIAVTINGSPTKQGKHDELAGGTRVVQG
- a CDS encoding DUF4190 domain-containing protein; protein product: MPRDGYGVDESGYPTYSAPTEKYPDYQQPGAYGTSPNPYAAPHQYGGDQYGAPSGQQYGAPNPYAAPNQYGAPNQYGQYGGPAPQYGAPSPYGAPYPQSRGTNGLAIASLITSIVGGCFYGVGSIVGIILGIVALGQIKQSGQEGRGLAIAGIAIGGAYVVGWILFFVIMLIAAASGA
- the gluQRS gene encoding tRNA glutamyl-Q(34) synthetase GluQRS gives rise to the protein MSHPSRQSAPLSHPAKGAGRFAPSPSGDLHLGNLRTALLAWLFARSTGRRFLLRVEDLDRVRDGARDRQLADLAELGLDWDGDVVSQSHRLPRYDAAIAELHAAGLTYECFCTRREILKAASAPHAPQGAYPGTCRNLTPDERADRLAGGRPPALRLRATVTSFTIDDVLHGSYSGMVDDLVLRRGDGTPAYNLAVVVDDAAQGIDQVVRGDDLLSSAPRQAYLAGLLGLAAPAYAHVALALNGDGKRLAKRDGAVTLTDQKALGRTPSDVLGVLAASLGLAAPGEVVDLGTLLARFDPARLHREPWVVRPPTPPRSA
- a CDS encoding TetR/AcrR family transcriptional regulator, whose product is MRERRYSSTSPEHLAAALFDVAAESGLEGASVREVAKKAGVSIGAVQHHFSTKDEMFAFALRTLVDKLLTRLSEIDRGGDPAQALFAAMSQLLPLDESRSREAHVRAAFAVRAATSPSLAEIRRTTLFTIRTGLSAVLIGIGTPEAETRAALLLATVDGLAVEAIGSPDLYPAEYLEHALHVQIGMILQGADVVPSSSIELAS